The genomic stretch ACGCTGGTACGCCTCTTTCTCAGCAATGATGCCAATGTTGCTCATCCATCCGATATCAAGAGACAGTGCACTCTGGCCATGCATTCTGCGATGCTTCGCCAGTGCATCTTGATACGCGCAGCCACCAGCATAATTTGCACTAGCCATCTGGCCAACGACACCAGCCAGAGAGgacaagaggatgaagaagtcgAGATCCTTGGGGAGTAGCTCATGCAAGTTCTTAGAGGTGTCGACTTTGGAGCGTATAGTGAGATCCCACTGCTGGAATGTCATGTTGCTCTGGAATATGGCATCTTGCAGAACCATGGCGGCGTTGATGCAGCCCTTGATTGGGGGCATGGTGTGGGAACATTCTTCCAGCATGACTGCCACATCTTCTCGGACGGACACGTCGCACTTAGGCGCAACAATGTTAACGCCGTGGGATGTTAGCTCTGCTACCAGTTGTGAAGCTGCTTCAGATATTGCACCAGATCTGGAGGGAACAATCAGGTGTTTAGCTCCACTGTCAGCCATCCATCTGATAATGGCTCGGCCGAGGCCTCCAGATCCTCCAGCTACTAAGTAGGTGGAATTACCATCGAACGTCCATGGGCGGCGGTCCTGGACAAATTGCTGTAAAGATGTAAGTTAGCTAGTCATTTGGCAGCTATTTGGGATTGGCCTACCGGAACTGCATCTCCTTGTTCTGCTATCACTATCACGCGCTCGCTGGTATCCTCTTGCAGTTTCTTGAAGCCATTTCTGATATCAGATATCTTGAAGGCCGGCAACAGTTGAGGCGGTTGGATTTTATCTTCAGCTAGGAGCTGCATTGTTGTTTGTGCCAGTTGGCTAAAGGCTTTGGGCTTCAGACGCATGATATCAATGGACGAGAACGTGAGACTTCTTGACATGATCTCTGCAGCCATTGTAGAAGCCACTGAACTGTTCCGACCACCAAGGCTGACGATACATCCCCCATCGGCCACGCATGACAGCGGTGTGTGTAGTGTGTCCCGGGAACAGTCGAGCAATACATCAACGCCTTCTTCCTCAGTGACTCTCATGACATCTTGAGTAAGGGATGGGGAGTTGCTGTCAAAGATATGCTCGGCATTCAGGCTAAGAATGTGAATTAAGAGTTGtttctcagcagcagtcGACACTGTAGCAAATACTGGAGCACTCATTGTCTGGGCAAACCTGACTGCAATCTGACCCAATAAACTTGCAGCCGAGTGAATCAAGACGTTGTCATTCTCTTGTACGCGAGCAACATTCAAAATCGAATGGCAGGCACTCAACCCAGGAATTATCAGCGAGGCAGCATTTTCAAAGCCGAGAGAGTCGGGAATCTTGAAGACGCAGGCTTCGTTGGCGCGAGCATACTTCCTCATGCAACCAGCAGAAACTATAGCGACACGATCTCCTATTCGAATGGTAGTGCTGCAGCTCTCACCAATTCGGGTGACAACGCCAACGCAATCACTGCCAAACTCTTCAGTCCGCTTGTCAGGGTGACCAAGGGCAATGTTGAGATCGCGAGAGGTGAGACCCCAGGCCATTGCTTCGATCTCAACATCACTAGGACCGAGTTCCTCCGCGTGGGACTGGTCCTCAACAAACTGAAGTGAGTCGAGTGATCCTGGCTGGCTAATACCAAGTTTTAACGCTGGTCCCTCGCCCCACGATTTCTGTTGCAGCTGTTTCGAGACAAGAGATCGTAGTGCCGTATCAGTGCTGATGTCTCGAACAGCGCGGCCTGTAGTGATGACACCATCTCGAACAACGTACTCGACTTCCTTTGACGGCGTTTCAGTCTCGAATGCTGTCTTGTAGACCTCTGAGATGAAGCCCGCCTGTGAAGCTTGAGCCATCTCTCCGTCTATTGCTAGGGTGACGATGTGAGTATCAGGCTGCTCTGCACGGATGGAACGGAAGAATCCCTGAGCAACACTATAGTCTGGACACATTGAGTCGCTGATGCTGGCTGAAGTGACCCATACAAGGTTCGAGACTTTGCTGATTAAGAACTGAAGACAACTGAACTGCCCTTCTGAGAGAGTTGATAGGAGAGGTTTGTCTCCAGCTTCAACGAAGCAGATGACAGCATCATCAGTCGTCAACTTGGCGAGCTCCCTCTGAACTGGGGCTAGCGAGAATGTAACGACGGTTGCACGCCGCTCTAGATTTGGATCAATTCGTGCCCGAACCTGATCTGCAAGCTCCCTCTCCTTCATTGACGCGTCTTCACTGATGAGCATGACCAAACGGCCTCTACTTGCCTTTTCCTCAACCTTATGCTGAGGTTCACTGGCGGTGGTAATGATGACACTCATAATGTGACACTGATCATCTTGATAGTCCCGAATCACCAAGTCATTCCCCGAGAAGCCATTGTCCTTGAGACATTTATCCCAAAGATGCTCTGGTATAGCAGCAGAATGGGGTCTCCACTCCTCGCGAGCAACCCACCATCCTGGCACAAGGCCAGCCATGAAATTAGTAGCGATGTCATCGGGGTTGATAAcctcgaggaggatgagacgACCACCTGGCTTCAGAGCCTTTCGCACATTGCGTATCGTGGCTTCCAGGTATGGAGTTGCGTGAAGCACACTGGCCGCGATGACCAAGTCATAAGAGCCTGGATCAACACCTTGAATATCGATGCTTCGGTCTAGATCAAGTGTCTTGAAGGTGATGCGGCCTTGGGACTTGAGGTCTGGCCATCTTTTACTTGCAGTCTCAAAGAAGGCAGGGGATATGTCGGTATACGTATACTCCGAGAACGCCAGTCCTCCAGTGCGCCTCTCACGTTCTTGCAGAGCTGAGATGACATGTCCCGTCATACCACCTGTGCCAGCACCAACTTCAAGGACTCTCAGAGCTGGGTTCTCATGCGATGCCAGGTCAAGTAGATAGTTCAGTTGACCATCTGCGCAGAGATTTCTGAAGAGATCCGAGTAGAAGATATCGGCCTGGTCAGACTCAAAGACTACCTGTAGAGGGTCTAGCTCTCCGAATAGAATGTCAGGCAGCTTTCGTGCACAAGTCGTGTACAATTTCCACGCCGGGAGGACAGAGTCAACTTCAGCTAGGCGAGActcgagctcctcgtcaCTGATCTTCGTTGCTTCTGCCTGATGTTCGGCTGGCAACTTGCTGACATGATGTTCCATCCACCCGACATGACGTTGCAGATCTGCTGgaaccttggacttgtcaacGTTCTTCAGTACACGAGCAGCTACGAGCTCCAGTGTATGACAGAGCCTCGAGTGGTTCTCCAGAACTGCGCTGTCGTCTTTCGGCACAGCATTAGCGGCGAATAACCGTGTCAGCTGATCGGACCCTAGCATGCTGAACTGTGGCTTCCACTCGACGGAGTacaccagcttcttctccttgtggGTTATTCCACCCGAGACAGCAGATGTAACCGCACTCTCGATACAGCAAAGGATCTCTCCGTCGTCACCAAGAGCGGTGACCTTGCCCTGTTCCCCGTAGCCATGGAGAGTTGGAGTCGCTTCAGACATCCACAGAACCGCAGGTGTCTTCCATGGTTTGGAAGAGAACCATGCATTTTCGAGTCTTACAGGGACATTGGCTGCGGGTTGTTGGCCTGAGCTGGCTCGAAGAACTTGGAAGGCTTGGTCGAGCACTGCCGGATGAACCAAGCTCCTGATGTTGAACCTTGCCTGCGACAGATCAACGCGTGCCATAGCTGAGGCCTTACCGTCCCACTTGATGTTGCGCATCAGCTGGAACCAATCGCCATATTGCAGCCCAACCGCTGCTGCATCCCGGTAGAAGACACGAGGGTCGATCGGCAAAGTACATGTATGAGCTACATCTTGATGCTGACGCTGGATGTGTTCGTGGTTCACTCGTCGCTCCCCGTTGCTGTCGTTGTCCTGAAATTCGACCGATATGTTCGCAGTAAAGCACTCAACCCACTCATTATGCGAGTAAGTGAAAATGCTGACATCAAACTTTGCAGCCAGCTGTTTGTCGACAACTCGCAGGCGGACTTGCGTCTCGAGGCGATCTTCCCAAGTTTCTGGCACAATTATGGGGTTCATAAACTCAGCTTTCTCAATATTGTAACCGAAGACAGCACGGTCTGAGGGAACCATCTCTTGAGCGGCCTCAATAGCCATGAGAAGCATACCAGATGCTGGAAACAGGACAGTATCACTGATCTGTGATCTACTTCAGTATTGTCTCGGCATTGTCGCCACTGGACTTACCTTGTGATCTCCAGTCCAAGCAGAGGAATCGATGCTCCAGAAGTTCCTCCATCGGGGCTCCAACGGATTCCAATCGGATACCCTCACTCCAAGCAGCTCGCCCTTGACAGCCTCCCGCAGCCTGAAGTCTCTGCTTAGGCGTGATTCAGCCCAGTATCGCTGTGATCTATCGAATGGGTACTTGGGACAGTCAACCAGAAACTTCGCTTTCGTCCTTTGTTGGTTagctgccaagatggagacggGATAGCCTTCGCAGAATAGTTGTCCGGCGAGTTCCAGAGTGGTCTGGATTGCCGGGTGTGATCTATGCAAGACATAGCTGTATCTTACTCCCTTTGACGCACTGGACATCTCACTCAGTGTGTCTTTCACGGGCCTTCGAAGAGCTGGGTGAGGGCCAATCTCAATCAGGTCAGTGAGGTTGCCCAAGCCAAGTTTGCGTGCTGAGTTGTTGTTTGCAATGACCTGCACTACTTTGGCGAATCTGACAGGTGACAGCATATTGTCAACCCAGTATTGACCAGTTGATAGTGTCTCTGGAGAAATACTTTTGCCAGTCACAGATGAGACCATTGGGATGCTAGTCCCATCCTTTCTCTTGGTGAGCCCTTCAAGTGCAGCAAGGTACTCGCCCGCGATGACTTTCATAGACTGCGAGTGGTACGCGACTCCGGTCTTGAGTTTTTGCGCAAAGATGCCATCTTGATCAGCCTGAgatttgatcttgtcgatggCCTCTTCAGGCCCCGAGAGAGTGACGTTGAGAGGACTGTTGATGCATGCGACGTTAACTGTAAGAACACCTGTTTTCTCTAGATACCCCAAGACGTGATGTGGCGCTAGGTTAATCGACAGCATGGCGCCTGGAGATGATGCGTTGACCTTTCTTAACTTTCCAGCCAAGAGACCACGGAAGTAGGACACTCTGCAAGCGGACACCAGAGACAACCCACCTGATGCATATCTAGGACGATTTAGTAAAGCTTAATCAGGCCAGAATTATGATGATGCTTACGCTGCAGCAATCTCACCTGAAGAATGACCAATAACTACCTTTGGAGTAATGCCAAAgctggcaagaagatcgaCCAAGGCAATCTGTACAGCAGTTGCAAGTGGTTGGCTATACTGCGGCATATTGATATTTTCTCCACAACTAAGCTCGTCTGAGAATGTCCGTCAGCAAGCATATGCGATGAAACTCATAGGATGTACTTGCCAAATAGGTTCCACGAGCACCCAAAGCTGGAGTAAATCTCGCTGATCTTCTCTAGAGTCTCCTGGTAGACAGCATAatgctcaaggccagagCCCATGTTAATGTACTGCGCGCCTTGACCCGTGAATGCAAAAGCCAGGCCAAGGTCTTCTGAGCTTCTAATTGGCTTCGAAGGCGACAATGTTTGCCTTTTCGATCCGTCAACCACAGCAGAAGCTCTCCAAAGCATGTTACTTCGGCGTGAACCCAGAGTAGATGCCAAAGCGTCGAGCTTCTTATGGTCCCCCGACATCTTCTCTTTGTGGAAGTTGCCGTAAGCCTCCATAGTGCGCTTAGCTGCCTTTTCGTCGGCAGCAGTCCATACTAGTAGCTTGTGAAGTTCGACGTCTGAGTGACCATTTGCGACATCCTCAGTCACATTGGCTCCGTTGGTGTGAGCTGCGCCATGTCCATTGGTGACACCTGAGCCGTTCGTTATAGGCTTTGGGATGAGGCTCGTGTTATGGATGCCGCTGAGGCTGCGATCTTGTAAGTAGTGAAGTGCATCGTCGAGAACTATATGCGAGTTTGAACCGCCGAACCCGAAAGAGTTGAGAGATACGCGGCGGAGACCTTGCACTGGCCACTGGACATTCTGGATTGGTACCTATCGTAGTCTGAGTTAGATAAGGATATCTGAGCGACACAGATAGAACTTACTTCAATGCTGTATGAATCCGCGTTCATTGCCGGATTCATCTTTTGAAGAAGCGCGTTGGGGAGTATAACTCCTTTCTCGAGGATCACTGTCAGTGTCAGCTTGGGTCCTCCTTGCGTCGAACGGCGAGTCATATTACAGATGCATTTTACCAGACTTGCAAGTGCACTGGCTCCTTCAAGATGCCCTATGTTTGCTTTCACTGAGCCACTGTCCATCCCATCAGTCAACAATCTTCTCTGGTCGAGAGCTATGGCTTACACGTATAGTGGTTCGGAGTGAGAAcgatgttcttgaaagcATCGCCCAATAGCTTTGACCTCAATTGGATCACCGACAGGTGTACCGGTGCCTTGGACCCAGGTTTAGCTCATTATCAGAAGCGTTCCGACATAGCACTTACCGTGAGCTTCAACATAGCGAGTATCGCTCATAGACAGACCTGCTTGTTTGTAAACATGACGGATCAGCTCCTCCTGAGACTGCGAGCTCGGCTGTGTGAGAATCGGGGTATGACCGTCCTGGTTCGAGCCAATGGACCGAATCACGGCACGAATCATATCACCAGACTCAATCGCTGCTTGTACAGGCTTCAGAACTACAGCAATGACTCCCTCACCACGTGCATACCCGTTGGCCCGTTCATCAAAGCTGTAGCAAACGCCATCAGGCGAGAGAAACCCTTGGTTAGCCAGAACCTGAAAGATGCTCgggtcaagaagaaggtttgCACCGGTCACGACAGCCTGTGAATAAATTAGTAATCAATAGAGTAGAGGTGGGCTATGGCTTACACATAAAGCATCGCCGCTATTCAATGCTTTGCAGGCCATATCGACAGCCGATAAACTACTAGAGCAAGCAGTATTGACGTGGATGCTTGGCCCACGAAGATCAAAGTACCAGCTGACACGGTTGGGAATAATACACGAGACAGTGCTTCCCGTGACAGCTGTTCGCTCCAAGTTATCTGGGTCTACGGCCGTCATTCTGCTGTAGTCCTCCAGCATAGAGGCAGAGAAGACAGCGGTGCGAGATCCCCTGAGACTGTCAACCGGGAGACCCGCTACGAGACAAGCAGTTAGTACTCCTTCATTATCAACCGTTTTTGGGTTTTTTACCATTCTCGAAAGCGTGGTAAGTAGCTTCCAGCGTCCAGCGCTGCATCGGATCCATCGCCGAAGCTTCTTTCGCCGTGAGTGAGAAGAACGGGGCGTCAAAGGcggcgacatcatcattgATGAAATGCCCTCCCTTTCCGTTCCACTACAACAGTATTAACAACGGTCCGGATGTTTAGTGAGCAAAACTACCTTCTGATGCTTGTTATTGGCAATTGAATCTGTCTTGACACGGCTTTCAGGCCAGCCCGTCATCAAGTTTCGTCggttctcgagaacatcccagaaagcatcatcatcctcaacaccTTGCGGGAGTTTGAACGAGTATCCAACGATTGCAATGTCActcatcttgttgtttttgccTTGATGATTGTACATCGTTCCAAAAGGGCAAACTCTACAGAACTCTAGTAATTACTATGCCAAGACTCATACCACTGTaattcaacaccaacaacgttACTAACCGGCCAACTACTTCATCGGTACCCTGTCATGGCTTACCATCGTTCGATGATAGAACGCTACGTGGTCTTCTCTCCACCGTGTTTCCTCCGAGGCATTTCATGAAACGGATAATTAGTCCTATCTAGTGGTAGTCTTTGAAGCTACTGCAGAGGAATCCTTCAAAGAACAGAAGTTAACCTCTGAAAATTGGCTCCGGGTGAAACTAATGCATCAACAGAGTTTGGGACGGTGGAGACCTAGTTCGCAAATATACAACAGAAATAGGGCCTATCAACGAAAACACCAGTCAACAAAGAAGGTGTTTTAACATTGATGCCCCTTGAAATGTCTGAATAGACGTTAGCTTCGGCGAACTAAAACAAGGCAGCGCGGGCCGGCTCGCACTGAAATAGTGTCGAAACATGAACCCAAAGCTCAACCTAGTACCATCGACAGAACCTCCAGGCCAGGGCCATCTGCCACGTCGGCCGCTATTGATGGTTTTCTGGGACGGTCTTGTCCTCTTCCATAGCCAATGTCCGAAAGTCCGTAGCTTACCCTGTACTCACGCATACGCCGCAGTCCTGAAACTTGGAATCGCTGATCTGTCGGGCAAATTTGTGCTAAATCCTCCGAGGCGAGCAACGGGATAGGACGCTAGGAGAACTTCTGGGAAATCAAGACAGGCCCAACCCCTGAAGGAATCAGCGCTCACCCCTGCCCATTAGGCCTACCCTGCCATTCGTATTCTTCCCTGCGTGGTGGAGACAGTTCATGAGACGACTTTGTTCCTAGCGAGTAACcaacatcatatcataaCCGGTTTGCATTACGAATTCTTTTTCATtttcttgtcaaggttgattTTTTCGTTCTTGGTCAAATAGGGATTTTTAGACGACGATCAGACGGATCCTTCGTCTCGATATAAGCGATGTAACATGGAATGGCCTCATTATACAGGAATCTTACATTAAATGTAGCATTTTACAGAGCAGCAATGCGACCAAACCGACCCTTTTTATAGAGTTCATGCAGCATCGGCCAACTCTCAAGTTTTATACACCCCAGGGCTTTTGAGACGCCGGAAACGCAGCATGGCCCTCCGAATCGCTTGTCGAGCGATTATCCTGCGTGATCTTGATCTGTGTCGTCCTAGTAATGCCCTGCCCATTATTGACATTATCCCGTAGATACTCCGTCGACTCAGATCCCTTCAGCGTTCCCAGCGGCACACCATCCTCGTCTAGCTTGTAGTAAGACTTAGGGCCTGTAGACGAAAGCTGTGAACCCTTTGTCCCGCTTTTGGCATATCGGTCTGCGGTATTGGGGTTAGTCGGGGCGGTGCTCATGCCGAATGCACGCTTGATGTTGCGGATAATGCCGGTCTCTTTGAGAATCTTGGGGATACACGGGACGCAGACAATGAAGAAGCCGCAGGTCATTTCGGCGGTTGCCCAGAAGACTAAGGGAGCGAGAGCGTACAAAGCATCGGCGGATTTGCCGTACTTGACAGTAACAGCTAATCGGAAGGCGGCAGACACGCAGGCTCTACATTTCTGTGTTAGTAGTAGtatgatgagcttgagacATGCACTTACAGTAGACCCAGTCCAAAGATAACAGACACacccatcctcttcttccaagacatcttcagcttccagATAACCTGCTGGGGTAGCAAAAAGATGGCAATATCGCAGCACAAATGGATCGTAGCAGATGCGACCTGCAGTTTATGCAAGTCCCAGCATTTGGCACCAGGAATTCTAAAGTCCCAGATAGCTTCATGCGGGTTGCACTGCATATTCAGAGCAACGACAATAGCGGTGTTGGATGTAGCCTGGACGAATCCAATGACCATGCACCCCCACCAGAAGATGCTCCTTGTGCGCGTGCCTTTCGGCACGAAGAGTCGACACCATTCAACGAGGATGGCGATTTTGAGAAATGGGAGGACGAAAGAGTAGCAAACTCCAAAGATGAGAACCCACTGATATACGTCAGCCTTTCGGGTAATGTAGTTTGGGTAGTGGGAAACTCACGTAGTTTGTGGGAATTACATCCTTGAGACGGACATTCCATTGATGCACGAAATATCCAGGCGTATCCACCATCTTGAACGTCGCATAGGCAGCACCCCAGTAGTTGCCCTTGGTTTTGTTAGAGATCATGTAAAGCACCTTGAAAGGAATGAACATACATATGCCAAGGTCGTGAGAACTTCAAAATCCGTTAGCGATGACTCGGGAAGGATCAGACGCGTCACTCACTCTCTTCAGTCTGAAACTTCTTCAGCAGATAAACCCGCCCGTAAGCTCTGAGAAGGAAGCATATCGTGGTAATAACCGCACAGAGAATCAGGACAGTATAAGCCAGACCATTCTGATTTGGAGGGTCGTCCAGATTCGACACCTCGCCCTTTGGAGGCGCAAGGGCCGGTCCATCCAGATCAAtggtagccatgatgaaagTAACAATGTCTATTGATCTTCAGGCATGAGAGGTCTAGGAACAAGCTGACTTTTAACGATCCTACGGAAAGACTTTGATCCCCATGTTAAGGGGAGTTTGGTACCAAACGTGGCGAGGCTCAACCCCGGTATTTCGGGTCCGGGAGGCGAAACAGTAACTGCTTTTGGACCTGATACTATAGCAGGTAACTAACTATTTACAAGGTCTTCTCTTACTGGAAGGTCTTGTCGGTGCAAGCCGTAATAAGTTCTTGATTGAAACATCAGTTTGCGTTAATCTTCTCCTGGCGATCATATCCCAGACTAGCTGTCAGTTCCCAAAATCCCAGCTCATTCGTTGCGGCGGGTTAGACGTTGAAAGTCACAGGGGCTAGTGACGGGAGCTTTTGGTAGTTTTCTCACAAGTTTCCTTGGGACGTTGGTGCCGCCTGGCTATCAACCCTGTCTAGGTTGAAAATGAACTCTATATGATGGAACCTCGGCTACAAGCTCATGCCACTTTTTGTTCAGGCGAGCAATTAAGTTTATGATCTGTTCCTGGCTAGGCTTGGCCCCAACTATGCGAG from Fusarium pseudograminearum CS3096 chromosome 1, whole genome shotgun sequence encodes the following:
- the PKS2 gene encoding PKS2 encodes the protein MYNHQGKNNKMSDIAIVGYSFKLPQGVEDDDAFWDVLENRRNLMTGWPESRVKTDSIANNKHQKWNGKGGHFINDDVAAFDAPFFSLTAKEASAMDPMQRWTLEATYHAFENAGLPVDSLRGSRTAVFSASMLEDYSRMTAVDPDNLERTAVTGSTVSCIIPNRVSWYFDLRGPSIHVNTACSSSLSAVDMACKALNSGDALCAVVTGANLLLDPSIFQVLANQGFLSPDGVCYSFDERANGYARGEGVIAVVLKPVQAAIESGDMIRAVIRSIGSNQDGHTPILTQPSSQSQEELIRHVYKQAGLSMSDTRYVEAHGTGTPVGDPIEVKAIGRCFQEHRSHSEPLYVGSVKANIGHLEGASALASLVKCICNMTRRSTQGGPKLTLTVILEKGVILPNALLQKMNPAMNADSYSIEVPIQNVQWPVQGLRRVSLNSFGFGGSNSHIVLDDALHYLQDRSLSGIHNTSLIPKPITNGSGVTNGHGAAHTNGANVTEDVANGHSDVELHKLLVWTAADEKAAKRTMEAYGNFHKEKMSGDHKKLDALASTLGSRRSNMLWRASAVVDGSKRQTLSPSKPIRSSEDLGLAFAFTGQGAQYINMGSGLEHYAVYQETLEKISEIYSSFGCSWNLFGNCGENINMPQYSQPLATAVQIALVDLLASFGITPKVVIGHSSGEIAAAYASGGLSLVSACRVSYFRGLLAGKLRKVNASSPGAMLSINLAPHHVLGYLEKTGVLTVNVACINSPLNVTLSGPEEAIDKIKSQADQDGIFAQKLKTGVAYHSQSMKVIAGEYLAALEGLTKRKDGTSIPMVSSVTGKSISPETLSTGQYWVDNMLSPVRFAKVVQVIANNNSARKLGLGNLTDLIEIGPHPALRRPVKDTLSEMSSASKGVRYSYVLHRSHPAIQTTLELAGQLFCEGYPVSILAANQQRTKAKFLVDCPKYPFDRSQRYWAESRLSRDFRLREAVKGELLGVRVSDWNPLEPRWRNFWSIDSSAWTGDHKISDTVLFPASGMLLMAIEAAQEMVPSDRAVFGYNIEKAEFMNPIIVPETWEDRLETQVRLRVVDKQLAAKFDVSIFTYSHNEWVECFTANISVEFQDNDSNGERRVNHEHIQRQHQDVAHTCTLPIDPRVFYRDAAAVGLQYGDWFQLMRNIKWDGKASAMARVDLSQARFNIRSLVHPAVLDQAFQVLRASSGQQPAANVPVRLENAWFSSKPWKTPAVLWMSEATPTLHGYGEQGKVTALGDDGEILCCIESAVTSAVSGGITHKEKKLVYSVEWKPQFSMLGSDQLTRLFAANAVPKDDSAVLENHSRLCHTLELVAARVLKNVDKSKVPADLQRHVGWMEHHVSKLPAEHQAEATKISDEELESRLAEVDSVLPAWKLYTTCARKLPDILFGELDPLQVVFESDQADIFYSDLFRNLCADGQLNYLLDLASHENPALRVLEVGAGTGGMTGHVISALQERERRTGGLAFSEYTYTDISPAFFETASKRWPDLKSQGRITFKTLDLDRSIDIQGVDPGSYDLVIAASVLHATPYLEATIRNVRKALKPGGRLILLEVINPDDIATNFMAGLVPGWWVAREEWRPHSAAIPEHLWDKCLKDNGFSGNDLVIRDYQDDQCHIMSVIITTASEPQHKVEEKASRGRLVMLISEDASMKERELADQVRARIDPNLERRATVVTFSLAPVQRELAKLTTDDAVICFVEAGDKPLLSTLSEGQFSCLQFLISKVSNLVWVTSASISDSMCPDYSVAQGFFRSIRAEQPDTHIVTLAIDGEMAQASQAGFISEVYKTAFETETPSKEVEYVVRDGVITTGRAVRDISTDTALRSLVSKQLQQKSWGEGPALKLGISQPGSLDSLQFVEDQSHAEELGPSDVEIEAMAWGLTSRDLNIALGHPDKRTEEFGSDCVGVVTRIGESCSTTIRIGDRVAIVSAGCMRKYARANEACVFKIPDSLGFENAASLIIPGLSACHSILNVARVQENDNVLIHSAASLLGQIAVRFAQTMSAPVFATVSTAAEKQLLIHILSLNAEHIFDSNSPSLTQDVMRVTEEEGVDVLLDCSRDTLHTPLSCVADGGCIVSLGGRNSSVASTMAAEIMSRSLTFSSIDIMRLKPKAFSQLAQTTMQLLAEDKIQPPQLLPAFKISDIRNGFKKLQEDTSERVIVIAEQGDAVPQFVQDRRPWTFDGNSTYLVAGGSGGLGRAIIRWMADSGAKHLIVPSRSGAISEAASQLVAELTSHGVNIVAPKCDVSVREDVAVMLEECSHTMPPIKGCINAAMVLQDAIFQSNMTFQQWDLTIRSKVDTSKNLHELLPKDLDFFILLSSLAGVVGQMASANYAGGCAYQDALAKHRRMHGQSALSLDIGWMSNIGIIAEKEAYQRQRQTSNDMQPINDKELLALLTLCCDPNNPLKLPPLSEGQVLFGLRTPVDILEEGQQPPALLERPLLSAFSFLAAGSNSTPEQAVDHAENARDVFQKSSDARERQQVVIRAIAAKLARAMSISPDDVEPSKPLSSYGVDSLMAVELRNWINKEFSSTVAVFDIIGSVSIAGVAEVVEARSSI